The Methanopyrus kandleri AV19 DNA segment CCGCTAGGAGGAGTGCCATAGACCCAATCGCTAAGCCCCCCACTCCTACCCTCGGATCACGCATAGCCTTCGTGGCACCTTCTTCGGAGATCACGCCCGCCATCAGCGCGTCGCCCACATCTACGAGGCCATCGAAGTGCTGTGCCCCCTCGAGTACGAGCAGCGTCAAAACTACCAAGCAACCTCTAACCGGTGTTCCGGCGAAGGCCCACGCCACGACCCCCGCCAGCAACCCGCTGACTAGTCCGACCGCTGGAAGCCCTAACCATGCCTGCTCGCCGATCTCACGCGGACTCTTCGGGTGTTCTCCGATCGGAAGGACGGTCAAGAATCTGAAGACTTTCAGGAACTCCACCCGAATCACCCCCTGCGGAACGCGGCGGTCATGGCACCGGCAACGAGACCTGCAAGGACGTCATCCAGCATAACCCATCTCTCATCGACTTCCTTCAGGATTCCGGGCTTCTCCTCGTCGTACCGTTTGAAATTGAACAGCGCCCCGTAACCCCCTAACTCCATAGCCACAAACTGGCCTAGGACCTCATCGAAGTACACCCAACCCGGGTCCTCCCGTAGTTCACCGCACTCCTCCGGATAAGTGCCTAATCGCACGAATCTGTCGATGAGTAACGCCGTGAACACTGCCAAGGCCACGTTAGGGTTCTCCAGACCCCGCTCGAGCTCCTCTAGGACCCTAGAAGCGTGCTCCTCCTTCCACTCACCTACGAACAACTCTCGACCGGCCTCGACGAGGTCGTTCAGTTCGATCCCCTCCTCTTCGAGGATCGTTTTTATCGAGCGTGTTGGGGAATACCCTGCGCGCTCTCCCGCAGTGACCACGGCTTCCTCGACCGCGCTCATCAAGCGCCGACCGAGCTCCGTGGCGGGTCCACAGAAAGAGTCCAGTTCATCCCCCTGTGGACACAACACGGCGACGGAGTCCGTAGTCGTCCCTAAGCAAGGTCCTTCATTACCCAGGACTATACGCAGGACCCCATGGCATTTCGCCTCCACGGCCCACGTCAGGGCCTCGACCAGGGAGCGTGTGGTCAGGGGTCGCCCTACCACGGCGATCACGTTCACGGTCCCGGGTCCTCCTAAGTCGTGCTCTTTAGTCTTAGAGCAGTAGGCGTTACCGAACCCGGCGGTCGCAACGGCGAAGACGTCACCCTTTTGAACTATAGCGGCCTGCTCGACGTCGGCGGCCGTCAGGAACGCCAGCGTGTCCTCGGGCTCGAGTCCCAGTTCGTGGAGTCTCTCCTCGACGTAGCCCCAAGGATCATCGTGCGACCATCCCTTCTCGACCCGGATGTTGGCCACCCACCTCACCTCGCCCACACCGTCCGAGTAGAATGCGCTCGAAACGTATTTCACGGGGTTCTCGAACTCAAGCACCACCGCCCGCTCGTCCTTGATCACGTGAAAGAACTCCACAAACACTCCCCCAGGGAGTGGTACCGTGGCCGAGGCCGAGAGGCCGGCCGGTAAGGAGTACACAACCATATCTGAAGTCTCCGGACCACTGATGGTAGTCGAGGGCGTCGAAGGTGCGAAGTACGGTGAAGTAGTCGAAGTGGAGACACCCACCGGCGAAGTCCGACGAGGTCAAGTTCTGGAAGCCCGTAGGGACGCCGCCGTCGTGCAAGTCTTCGAAGGTACCTCGGGTCTCGACACCACCTCGACGAAGGTCAGGTTCACGGGAGAGACGCTGAGGATCCCCGTGTCGACCGACCTGCTGGGACGCATCCTGAACGGCCGTGGTGAACCCATTGACGGCGGTCCCGAGATAGTACCGGAGGACGAGCTCGACATCCACGGGGCCCCGATCAACCCGGCCGCCAGGAAGTACCCGAGCGACTTCATCCAGACCGGTATCTCCGCGATCGACGGTATGAACACCCTGGTACGTGGTCAGAAGCTCCCGATCTTCTCCGGTTCCGGTCTTCCGCACAACGAGTTAGCGGCTCAGATCGCACGCCAGGCGACCGTCCCAGGTGAAGAGGAGGAGTTCGCCGTAGTGTTCGCGGCCATGGGTATCACGCACGAGGAAGCCGCGTTCTTCAGGCGAGAGTTCGAGGAGACCGGCGCCCTGGACCGTGCCGTGCTCATCCTTAACCTCGCCGACGACCCGTCGATGGAGCGAATCATCACCCCGCGCATCGCACTGACGGTAGCCGAATACCTGGCCTTCGAGAACGACATGCACGTCCTGGTGATCCTGACGGACATGACGAACTACTGCTTCGCTCCTGGTACCAGGGTGATCACCGCGTCCGGCGACGTCGTCGAGATCGACGAGATCGTCGAGAGGGCCGCCGAAACCGCCGTCGACGGTGGTCTGAGGGAAGGATCGACGGAGGTCACCGTCGGAGTGACCAACGTCAGGACACTGGCGGCATGGGACGGCGACCTAACCTCCAACGACGTGGTGGCCGTGGAAAAAATCGAGGCCCCGAGCCGCGCTGTCCGGGTGAGAACGAGGAGCGGCGCCGAGCTGGTGGTGTCCGAGGACCACAAGTTCCTAGTGGACACGGAGGATGGCCCCAGAATGGTCGAGGCGTCCGAGCTGAAGTCCGGCGACGAACTGTACTCCGTGAGGGAACTCCGAGTCAGTGAGAAGGTTCCGACGTACCTGGAACTGCTCCTGGAGGCGGAGGACAAGTTCTACGTGCACCCAACCGAGGAGTTCGAGGAGGCCGTGGCCGAGCGGTACGGGAGCCTGGCCGAAGCGTGCCGGGAGAAGGAGCTCCCCTACAGGGCCAGGGAGGCCAAGGAGCGGAGGTACTACGAGCTGTCCGAGTTCGCCAGACTGGCGACGGCTGTGATCGAGAGCGTCGATGAGGCTACGGAGTACATCGACTACGTGACCGCCGGAGGTAGGAAGAGGGTGAAGTTCTCGTCACCGAGGCCCGGGAAGGAGGTAATGTACGTCGCCGGCCTGATAGCGTCGGACGGGAGCGTGGACACCGAGCGAGGGTTCGTGATGTTCTCGAACACGGAGAGGGAGCTGCTGTCAGCGTTCGAGGAGATCGTGACGGAGGAATTCGGCGTCGATGCCTCCAAGACGGAGAACCAGAACGGCGTGACGATGCTCCGGGTCAACAGCCGCGTACTTGCCCGGGTGTTCGAGAGACTCGCGGACCCGAAGACGGTCCTGAAGATGCCCCGGGAGCTCGTCGCCGCTTACCTGGCCGGCTACGTGGACGGCGACGGTCACCTGAAGGACGGCAAGATCGTGATCACCACGGCCGACAGGGAGCGGGCCGGGGACCTACAGCTCCTGCTGAAGAGGCTCGGAGTACCGAGCGTGCTGCGTGAGAGGGACGGTGCCTACGACGTCGTCGTAACCGGTCACGACGCCGCGGAGCTGGCCGAGGAGCTGCCGCTGAGGCACCCGAAGAAGGCGGAAGCCGCGGCGTCGATGTCGTCCGGGCGGAGGTCGTCCAGGTTCGACAGGGTGTCGCGCAGGTTCGGCAGGCTGCTCCGGGAGGTTAGGAGGAAGTACGGCGTTAGGGCCTCGGACCTGGGGTCGTCCAGCACGATCTCGCAGATCGAGAGCGGTGAGAGGCGCGCGACCCGGCGCCTGGCGCTGGAGATCGTGGAGAGGCTCGAGGAGGTCGTCGGCGACGTTGAGGAGGTCCGCGAGCTGCGGGAGCTCGCTGAGGGTAACTACGTGCTGGACGAGGTAGTCGAGGTGGAGACCGTGGAGTACGAGCACGAGTACCTGTACGACGTGACCGTGGTGCCCGATCACACCCTGGTGGTGGAGAACGGCATCATCACGTCGAACTGCGAGGCCCTACGAGAGATATCCGCGGCCCGTGAGGAGGTCCCGGGCCGGCGCGGCTACCCGGGATACATGTACACGGACCTCGCGACCATCTACGAGAGAGCCGGATGCATCCGCGGTCGGAAGGGTTCGATCACCCAGATGCCGATCCTCACCATGCCTCACGACGACATCACGCACCCGATTCCGGACCTAACGGGATACATTACCGAGGGTCAGATAGTGCTAAGCCGAGACCTACACCGGCGCGGTATCTACCCACCGATCGACGTGCTACCCTCGCTGTCACGGCTTATGGACGAGGGTATCGGTAAGGGTAAGACGCGCGAGGACCACCCGGATCTCTCCAACCAGCTGTACGCGGCGTACGCCGAGGGTCGCGACCTGCGCGACCTAGTAGCGGTAGTAGGCGAAGAGGCGCTGACGGAGCGGGACCGCAAGTTCCTGAAGTTCGCGGACGAGTTCGAGCAGCGGTTCGTGAAGCAGGGCCGCGACGAGAACCGGAGCATCGAAGAGACCCTCGACCTGGGATGGGAGCTACTGGCGATTCTACCGGAGCGTGAGCTCAAGAGGGTCAGCGATGAGCTGATCGAGAAGTACCACCCGAAGTACAGGCAGAAGAAGGAGGAACAGGAAGAGTAAGGCTCCCTCCGGCCCCATCTCCACTCAAACCTATCTAGGTGGGGGATACCCGTGACCCAGGAGATCCTAGAGGACGTCAACCCTACTAGGATGGAATTACTGAAACTCCAGGACAGAATCGAACTTGCGAAGAAGGGTCACAAGCTGCTCAAGGAGAAGCGAGACGCCCTCATCATGGAGTTCTTCGAGATGGTGAAGCGCGCCTCCGAGATCAGGGAGCAGGCCGTCAAGAAGTTGATGGAGGCGTACAGCAAGCTGGCAGCGGCCAAGGTGACCGTCGGTGAGATCGGAGTGGAGCGCGCCTCCATGGCCACCGGCGAGGAGATCAAGGTGGACGTGGGATCGAGGAACGTGATGGGTGTAGTCGTACCGATCATCGAGCGCGTGAGCGAAGATGGCGGTTCAAAGGTCGTCTATGGCTTCGCCGACACGTCCGGCGCACTCGATGAGGCGATGCGAGCCTTCACGGAGGCTATCGACGCCGTGCTGGAGCTGGCCGAGATCGAGGAAACCCTCCGTCTCATGGCCGAGGAGATCGAACGTACTAAGCGCAGGGTGAACGCGTTGGAGCATATAGTCATCCCGCGCCTCGAGAACACCGAGAAGTACATTGAGATGAAACTCGACGAGCAGGAGAGGGAGAACTTCGTACGGCTGAAGCGCGTGAAGGATCTAATCGAACGGAAGAAGTTGAAAGAAGAACTCGAGCGGGTCGTCGAAGAAGGGGCCGAACTCCCATCCTTCGAGTGAGGCGCGGGTGAGTAGAGCATGGTCTTCGTTAGCGTCGCCAAGAGGAAGGTCACTGAGCGTGTCCGCCGGCGCCGCGAGCCCTACGACTTCAAAACCGACATGTTCGAGGGACGGTTCGAGCCACTGATAGCGGCCGAGGATGTGACCGTCGAGGAAGGCGAAGACGTCATCATTAAGGTCGAACCCATTGAAATCCCTCCCCACACAATGGTGCTACTGTCACCGTACGCCCGGAACCCCTACGGTCACGTTCTAGCCGTAGCCGAGGAGTTTCCCAAAATGATGGAACTGGGCCGGAAGGTGGAGCAAGTATACTTCGCCGCCGTAAGACACGGTCGAATTCGTAAGGGCGACGTGCTGGGAGTGCTCATACTGATCGAGCTGAAAGGTGAAGAGTGATGCGCGACGAGTCGCGCCTCGACAAGTACGTGATCAAGGAAATACTCCGGATCAACCGGCACCTGCCCCGACGTCGTAAGACCCTCGAAGAGCTGTTGAGGGAAGAGCGGCCGCACGTGGTTAACCGAGACGGTACCAAGCACTACTTCGACCGGGATGAGCTGGAACGCCTCGCCGACATATTGCCCCGCTACCTTCACGGTCGCCTCAAGCTCCCGATACTCATCGAACTTGGGTACTCGGGAGCAGCGGTGATCCGTGGTAAGGCGGAGGTCCGGGTAGTGTGTGAGGTGCTCGGTGAAGAGTGGCGATTTTCTCAAGATCGAGTGGAGCTGAACATGCTCGACGTTCGAAAGCTCCGCCGCGAATTC contains these protein-coding regions:
- the cbiS gene encoding multifunctional adenosylcobinamide hydrolase CbiS — protein: MEFFHVIKDERAVVLEFENPVKYVSSAFYSDGVGEVRWVANIRVEKGWSHDDPWGYVEERLHELGLEPEDTLAFLTAADVEQAAIVQKGDVFAVATAGFGNAYCSKTKEHDLGGPGTVNVIAVVGRPLTTRSLVEALTWAVEAKCHGVLRIVLGNEGPCLGTTTDSVAVLCPQGDELDSFCGPATELGRRLMSAVEEAVVTAGERAGYSPTRSIKTILEEEGIELNDLVEAGRELFVGEWKEEHASRVLEELERGLENPNVALAVFTALLIDRFVRLGTYPEECGELREDPGWVYFDEVLGQFVAMELGGYGALFNFKRYDEEKPGILKEVDERWVMLDDVLAGLVAGAMTAAFRRG
- a CDS encoding V-type ATP synthase subunit D; the encoded protein is MTQEILEDVNPTRMELLKLQDRIELAKKGHKLLKEKRDALIMEFFEMVKRASEIREQAVKKLMEAYSKLAAAKVTVGEIGVERASMATGEEIKVDVGSRNVMGVVVPIIERVSEDGGSKVVYGFADTSGALDEAMRAFTEAIDAVLELAEIEETLRLMAEEIERTKRRVNALEHIVIPRLENTEKYIEMKLDEQERENFVRLKRVKDLIERKKLKEELERVVEEGAELPSFE
- a CDS encoding DUF61 family protein codes for the protein MRDESRLDKYVIKEILRINRHLPRRRKTLEELLREERPHVVNRDGTKHYFDRDELERLADILPRYLHGRLKLPILIELGYSGAAVIRGKAEVRVVCEVLGEEWRFSQDRVELNMLDVRKLRREFPTATQYMFSTEYIMGRPKVERRG
- a CDS encoding DUF22 domain-containing protein — its product is MVFVSVAKRKVTERVRRRREPYDFKTDMFEGRFEPLIAAEDVTVEEGEDVIIKVEPIEIPPHTMVLLSPYARNPYGHVLAVAEEFPKMMELGRKVEQVYFAAVRHGRIRKGDVLGVLILIELKGEE
- a CDS encoding V-type ATP synthase subunit B is translated as MAEAERPAGKEYTTISEVSGPLMVVEGVEGAKYGEVVEVETPTGEVRRGQVLEARRDAAVVQVFEGTSGLDTTSTKVRFTGETLRIPVSTDLLGRILNGRGEPIDGGPEIVPEDELDIHGAPINPAARKYPSDFIQTGISAIDGMNTLVRGQKLPIFSGSGLPHNELAAQIARQATVPGEEEEFAVVFAAMGITHEEAAFFRREFEETGALDRAVLILNLADDPSMERIITPRIALTVAEYLAFENDMHVLVILTDMTNYCFAPGTRVITASGDVVEIDEIVERAAETAVDGGLREGSTEVTVGVTNVRTLAAWDGDLTSNDVVAVEKIEAPSRAVRVRTRSGAELVVSEDHKFLVDTEDGPRMVEASELKSGDELYSVRELRVSEKVPTYLELLLEAEDKFYVHPTEEFEEAVAERYGSLAEACREKELPYRAREAKERRYYELSEFARLATAVIESVDEATEYIDYVTAGGRKRVKFSSPRPGKEVMYVAGLIASDGSVDTERGFVMFSNTERELLSAFEEIVTEEFGVDASKTENQNGVTMLRVNSRVLARVFERLADPKTVLKMPRELVAAYLAGYVDGDGHLKDGKIVITTADRERAGDLQLLLKRLGVPSVLRERDGAYDVVVTGHDAAELAEELPLRHPKKAEAAASMSSGRRSSRFDRVSRRFGRLLREVRRKYGVRASDLGSSSTISQIESGERRATRRLALEIVERLEEVVGDVEEVRELRELAEGNYVLDEVVEVETVEYEHEYLYDVTVVPDHTLVVENGIITSNCEALREISAAREEVPGRRGYPGYMYTDLATIYERAGCIRGRKGSITQMPILTMPHDDITHPIPDLTGYITEGQIVLSRDLHRRGIYPPIDVLPSLSRLMDEGIGKGKTREDHPDLSNQLYAAYAEGRDLRDLVAVVGEEALTERDRKFLKFADEFEQRFVKQGRDENRSIEETLDLGWELLAILPERELKRVSDELIEKYHPKYRQKKEEQEE